One region of Syntrophobacter fumaroxidans MPOB genomic DNA includes:
- a CDS encoding biotin--[acetyl-CoA-carboxylase] ligase: MKTTREMLLEHLKQSGGNWVSGAWLSRELGVSRAAVNKHVRHLQKVGYPIATSTRKGYLLGGPFDLVLPEEIRDGLRTRIFGAGEIVYLDATDSTNLRAKDLAAGGASEGTIVIAEMQTAGRGRKGRGWFSPPRQGIYVSLILRPTMTPSEAPGITLMTGVAAAEALLSLTDLDVRIRWPNDLMVGGRKIAGILTEISTEMDRIDHVVVGLGVNVNNRHEDLHPQIRESATSVLIETGQVLARAGLIRAILEHFETSYAIFSQKGFEPFRQRWKELSGIIGRCIVVEMIGRTLAGEVLDIDPEGLLILRDDEGCRHRIVSGDVSDRSDASRPGRRARRRS, encoded by the coding sequence GTGAAGACCACAAGGGAAATGTTGCTCGAGCATTTGAAGCAGAGCGGCGGGAACTGGGTATCCGGCGCATGGCTCAGTCGTGAATTGGGGGTCAGCAGAGCGGCGGTCAACAAGCACGTGCGTCACCTGCAGAAGGTCGGCTACCCCATCGCCACATCCACCAGGAAAGGCTATCTCCTCGGCGGGCCGTTCGACCTCGTGCTGCCGGAGGAAATCCGGGACGGGTTGCGGACCCGGATCTTCGGCGCCGGGGAGATCGTCTACCTGGACGCGACGGATTCCACGAACCTGCGGGCAAAGGACCTGGCGGCGGGCGGAGCCTCCGAGGGGACCATCGTCATCGCGGAAATGCAGACGGCGGGGCGAGGGCGCAAGGGGAGGGGATGGTTTTCCCCACCGCGCCAGGGGATTTATGTTTCACTGATCCTTCGTCCGACCATGACTCCGAGCGAAGCTCCGGGGATCACGCTCATGACGGGTGTTGCGGCCGCCGAGGCGTTGCTTTCGCTCACGGACCTGGACGTCAGGATCAGGTGGCCGAACGACCTCATGGTGGGCGGGAGGAAAATCGCCGGGATCCTGACCGAGATCAGCACCGAAATGGATCGGATCGATCATGTGGTCGTGGGACTCGGGGTGAATGTCAACAACCGTCACGAGGATCTTCATCCCCAGATCCGGGAGTCGGCCACCTCCGTTCTCATCGAAACCGGGCAGGTCCTGGCGAGGGCCGGGCTGATCCGGGCCATCCTCGAACATTTCGAAACGTCCTACGCAATCTTTTCGCAGAAGGGTTTCGAACCCTTCAGGCAGCGGTGGAAGGAGCTTTCAGGCATCATCGGGCGGTGTATCGTGGTGGAGATGATCGGCCGGACCCTGGCCGGGGAGGTGCTCGACATCGATCCCGAAGGGCTTTTGATACTCAGGGACGACGAGGGCTGCCGGCACCGGATCGTGTCGGGCGACGTGAGCGATCGGTCGGACGCATCGAGGCCGGGACGACGGGCGCGGCGGCGGTCCTGA
- a CDS encoding nitroreductase family protein: MNQPGDFLDEITSGRRSVRKYRAEVPPRGAIEAMIECAAKAPSPSNSQPVRFVRIVSPPLLEALHGEMLRARRELLQRVEAEGGSKKTRNLVNACFRCSEFMFRAPVLIAAGTVPVHAGFSSRLAEAKILRADRRGERDLDITLGLALKGFLLKGRALGLGTCILTAPLLFLSDVRKTLGLEDIRISCFVTVGFPDDTPPFIERKSAAELYREI; this comes from the coding sequence ATGAACCAACCGGGGGACTTTCTGGACGAAATCACGAGTGGGAGAAGAAGTGTCCGGAAATACCGGGCCGAGGTTCCCCCGCGCGGCGCGATCGAAGCGATGATCGAATGCGCGGCCAAAGCCCCTTCCCCTTCCAACAGCCAGCCGGTCAGGTTTGTCCGGATCGTGTCGCCGCCGCTTCTCGAAGCCCTGCACGGGGAGATGCTGCGGGCTCGCCGGGAGCTTCTGCAAAGGGTGGAGGCGGAAGGCGGCTCCAAGAAAACCAGGAACCTCGTCAACGCGTGCTTTCGCTGCTCGGAATTCATGTTCCGGGCGCCCGTGCTCATTGCCGCCGGCACCGTTCCCGTTCACGCCGGATTCTCTTCGAGGCTCGCCGAAGCGAAAATCCTCCGGGCGGATCGCCGAGGCGAGAGGGACCTCGACATCACTTTGGGATTGGCTCTTAAGGGATTTCTCCTCAAAGGCCGGGCGCTCGGACTCGGAACGTGCATTCTCACCGCTCCGCTGCTGTTTCTTTCCGACGTGCGGAAGACTCTCGGATTGGAGGATATCCGCATCAGCTGTTTCGTCACAGTGGGATTCCCCGACGATACTCCGCCCTTCATCGAGCGGAAAAGCGCGGCGGAGCTCTACAGGGAGATTTAG
- a CDS encoding SDR family NAD(P)-dependent oxidoreductase: MKLRFSGHRVLILGGSCELAGKLAERLVVEELRPILACRDERGAQRVLSSLSAIPGRFDTARIDFADRRTISSVFGGIEGGPDFLVDFAQGHMETLIGASDPELVQRYFAENVSFRAEMLRTACRVMLRKKRGRMVFISSAAASRPNAGQGFYAASKLASEALYRNVGLELGSRGITSVILRPGYVDAGRGRKYMRSHAESFTGRMPLGKALSCEEVADAVTFLLSDNARFFNATAITMDGGLTAGK, translated from the coding sequence ATGAAGCTCCGATTTTCCGGTCACCGCGTACTGATCCTGGGCGGCAGCTGCGAACTGGCCGGCAAACTGGCGGAGCGCCTCGTCGTCGAAGAGCTGCGCCCAATCCTGGCCTGCCGCGACGAACGTGGAGCGCAGCGGGTGCTTTCCTCACTGTCAGCCATTCCGGGGCGGTTCGACACCGCACGCATCGACTTCGCCGACCGTCGCACGATCTCCTCTGTCTTCGGCGGGATCGAGGGAGGACCGGACTTCCTGGTCGACTTCGCCCAGGGACACATGGAAACGCTCATCGGCGCATCGGACCCGGAACTCGTTCAACGCTACTTTGCCGAGAACGTTTCGTTCCGGGCGGAAATGCTGAGGACGGCCTGCAGGGTCATGCTGCGCAAGAAGCGGGGACGGATGGTTTTCATTTCCTCGGCCGCGGCCTCCAGGCCCAATGCCGGGCAGGGATTCTACGCAGCATCGAAGCTGGCCTCGGAAGCGCTCTACAGGAATGTCGGCCTCGAACTGGGCAGCCGCGGGATCACCTCGGTGATCCTGCGACCGGGGTATGTCGATGCCGGACGGGGAAGGAAGTACATGCGCTCTCATGCCGAGTCCTTCACCGGGCGCATGCCCCTCGGCAAAGCCCTGAGCTGCGAAGAAGTGGCCGATGCCGTAACGTTTCTTCTTTCGGACAACGCACGATTCTTCAACGCAACGGCGATCACCATGGACGGCGGACTGACGGCCGGCAAATGA
- a CDS encoding acyl carrier protein: MDVFQGIRESLTEILDVDTEEITPETYLMRDLGAESIDQLELSVALNARFGIEINDDQLFLRTLRACLNEAAEHRGDAAVHLGERFPFLGRDRIGEVLATLDGGPVLKVKDLVAYTSWRLGTGR; the protein is encoded by the coding sequence ATGGATGTTTTCCAGGGTATCAGAGAATCACTGACGGAAATCCTCGACGTGGACACCGAAGAGATCACGCCGGAGACTTATCTCATGCGGGATCTCGGCGCTGAATCCATCGATCAGCTCGAGCTTTCTGTAGCCCTCAACGCGAGGTTCGGCATCGAAATCAACGACGATCAGCTTTTCCTCAGAACGCTGAGAGCCTGCCTCAACGAAGCCGCGGAACATCGCGGGGACGCGGCGGTCCATCTCGGCGAGCGTTTCCCGTTCCTCGGCCGGGACCGAATCGGCGAAGTCCTGGCGACCCTCGACGGCGGTCCGGTACTCAAGGTGAAGGATCTTGTCGCATACACCTCCTGGCGTCTCGGGACCGGACGATGA
- the bioA gene encoding adenosylmethionine--8-amino-7-oxononanoate transaminase, whose translation MVISNAARSRLAAHDKQHIWHPFTQMQEYVEEKPLIIEKGNGCTLFDIDGNAYLDGVASLWTNVHGHRKAKLDNAVRDQLDRVAHTTLLGLSNVPAISLAEKLIAVAPRGLTRVFYSDNGSTAVEIALKMAFQYTRQCDGTNEKTGFITFRNAYHGDTIGSVSVGGIDLFHEKYSPLLFTAHKAESPYCYRCPFGLSPCACGLECLNRLEALMRARAREVCALVIEPLVQGAAGILVHPPGFLRKVRELCTRYDILMIADEVAVGFGKTGSMFACDVEDVAPDMMTLAKGISGGYLPLAATLTTEKIYSGFLGRYEEFKTFFHGHTYTGNPLACAAAIANLEVFEEERVLEHVREIARHMAERLESFRTLTHVGDVRRIGIMAGIELVADRASRRPFAPEEKVGHRVILEARRRGLIIRPLGNVIVLMPPLAISAEEIDRLCQITFDSIRAVTGP comes from the coding sequence ATGGTCATCTCCAATGCCGCAAGAAGCCGACTGGCCGCTCACGACAAGCAACATATCTGGCATCCGTTCACACAGATGCAGGAATACGTCGAGGAAAAGCCGCTCATCATCGAAAAGGGGAACGGATGCACACTGTTCGACATCGACGGCAACGCGTATCTTGACGGCGTCGCTTCGCTCTGGACCAATGTGCACGGGCACCGCAAGGCGAAGCTGGACAACGCCGTCAGGGACCAGTTGGATCGCGTCGCCCATACCACCTTGCTCGGTCTTTCGAACGTTCCCGCAATCAGCCTGGCTGAAAAACTGATCGCCGTCGCCCCCCGCGGGCTGACCCGCGTATTCTATTCGGACAATGGTTCCACCGCCGTCGAGATCGCCTTGAAGATGGCTTTCCAGTACACTCGGCAATGCGACGGAACCAATGAAAAAACCGGGTTCATCACTTTCCGGAACGCCTATCACGGGGACACGATCGGCTCGGTAAGCGTGGGGGGCATCGATCTTTTTCACGAGAAGTACAGCCCTCTGCTGTTCACTGCCCACAAGGCCGAATCTCCGTATTGCTACCGCTGCCCTTTCGGCCTTTCTCCTTGCGCCTGCGGCCTCGAATGCCTCAACCGCCTGGAAGCCCTGATGCGAGCCCGGGCGCGCGAGGTCTGCGCGCTGGTGATCGAACCCCTTGTCCAGGGCGCGGCGGGGATACTGGTCCATCCCCCGGGATTCCTGCGGAAAGTGCGGGAGCTCTGCACTCGCTACGATATCCTGATGATAGCGGATGAAGTGGCGGTGGGATTTGGAAAAACGGGCAGCATGTTCGCCTGCGACGTGGAGGACGTCGCGCCCGACATGATGACTCTGGCCAAGGGCATCTCGGGGGGATATCTGCCGTTGGCGGCCACCCTCACCACCGAAAAAATCTATTCGGGATTTCTGGGAAGATACGAGGAGTTCAAAACGTTTTTCCACGGGCACACCTACACCGGGAACCCCCTCGCCTGCGCGGCGGCGATCGCCAACCTGGAGGTTTTCGAGGAAGAGCGCGTCCTGGAACACGTTCGGGAGATCGCCCGACACATGGCCGAGCGGCTGGAGTCTTTCCGAACGCTCACTCATGTGGGCGATGTCCGACGCATCGGGATCATGGCGGGCATCGAGCTGGTGGCGGACCGTGCTTCCAGACGGCCGTTCGCGCCGGAGGAGAAAGTCGGTCACCGGGTGATCCTGGAGGCGCGAAGACGCGGCCTCATCATCCGGCCGCTGGGCAACGTCATCGTCCTCATGCCGCCGCTCGCCATCTCCGCCGAGGAGATCGACCGGCTTTGTCAAATCACGTTCGACTCGATCCGGGCCGTCACCGGACCATAA